In Tsuneonella sp. CC-YZS046, the genomic window ACGTCATTGGCGAAGCGCGCGGCCGCTTCCTCCCCGCCGTCTCCGTGCAACGCCCGGCTGTAGAGCGGGACGAAGGCGACGGAGAATGCGCCTTCCGCGAACAGCCGCCGGAACGTGTTGGGCAGGATGAAGGCGAGCTGGAACGCGTCCGCCGCCATCCCCGCGCCGAGCACCCGCGCCATCAGCATGTCGCGCGCGAAGCCGAACACCCGGCTGATCGCGGTCAGGCCGCCGATCGTCCCGACATTGCGAACCAGGCTCACGATTCCGCGCTCCGTTCGTGCCCTGCGTATCGAAGCATGACGGAAACTATCACCCTCCCTTCGGCAAGCTCAGGGCAGGCAGGCAAATCGCGCACGGCTTGCGCCGCTCTTTTCGTCAGGCGTCGCCGCCAGGCGGAAGCGCGGCTTCGGTTTCCTGCTGCTCGGCATAGCGCTGCTGCAGCTGCTGCACATACAGGCCGTTGAAGTCGATCGGGTCCAGCAGCAGCGGCGGGAAACCGGCGTCGCGCACCGCATCCGCGATCACCCGGCGGGCGAAGGGGAACAGGATGCGCGGCGCTTCCGCGTAAAGAAAGGCATGGGCCTGCTCGTCGGGCAGGTTGCGCATGCCGACCAGGCCGCAATAGGCGAGATCGACCACATATACGGTGCCGCTGTCGACCTTGTTGGTCGCCGTGATCTTCAGCTCGACCTCGTGAATCTCCTCGTTCACCGCGGTTGCGCCGATATTGAACTGGATGTCGAGATTGGGCTGTTCCTGCCATTGGAAGCAGGCGGGGGCGTTGGGATTTTCTACCGAAAGATCCTTCACATATTGCGAGATCAGGCCCGCCGCGGGGCCGTTGTCCGCGCCATTGCCGGTGTTTTCGGTGTCGAGATCGGTCAGGATGTCGCCTTCTTCGGCCATAACGGAATGCGCTTTCTGTCAGGTGGGGCGGCAGGTCGCCGTCCTTGCATCAGCCGCGCGCCTAGCATCCCCCGACGGGCATCGCAACGCCGTGGAATGCAGGCTGGATATGGATGATCTGGGCCATGCACGGGTTGTTCATTTGTAATCCGTGCCTATTTGAGGCAGGTTAGGGAAAGCGGTGTGGCATTTTGCCGCCGAGAACTGCAATGGATAATGTCGTGATCGTCGAAATCGTCATTCTGGCTATGATCGCAGCTTTCCTGGGCTTGCGTCTTTATTCCGTTCTCGGCCGCCGCGCCGAGCACGAGGAAGAGCCTGTGCCGACTCGTTTCGAGAAAAGCGGCAATGCCTCCGGCGCGGCCCGCGCGCCCCAGCCGGTGCAGCCATCGCCCGTGCCGTTCCGTCCGCGCGAGCTGGCGGGAGCCAGCCCCGCGACCGAGCGCGGATTGCAGGAAATCTCCGCCGCCGACCGCAGCTTCAATCTGTCCGCCTTCCTCGATGGGGCGAAGGCTGCCTATGCGATGATTCTCGAGGCGTTCTGGCGCGGGGACCGCGACGAGCTGAAGACGCTGTGCTCGCCGGAAGTCTATGCCAGCTTCGCCGGTGCGATCGACGCGCGCGAGCAGGCCGGGGAGCAGCTCGACAATCGTCTCGTCCGAATCGAGGAAGCCGTGATCCATGCGGCCGCGCTTGACCGGCGCACGGCCCGGATCGCCGTGCAGTTCACGGCCGATATCGCCGCGGTCACGCGCGACCGTGACGGCAATGTGATCGCCGGCTCGCTCGACGATGCGATCGAAAGCCGCGACATCTGGACCTTCTCGCGCGACGTGGGCTCCGCCGGGCCGGATTGGGTGCTCGAAGAAACCGACGTGGCTTGACGGCGAGGGCGCCTGACGGATGAGGGGCAGGCCTTTGGCTTACGGCTCGATACGCTCGTTTATCGCTGTCGCGGCGCTGGTCATGCTGGCCGGCTGCGTTCGGCTGATACCCCAGACCCAAACCCAGGTTCCGCCCACCGCACCGCCGCCCGCGGTCAGCACGCCGGGCAATGCCCTGCTGGCGGGCATCAAGCCCGGCCCGAAGCTGTCGTCCCTCAAGCTGGGCCAATCCCGGGCCGGGGCGGCGCTGTCCTCTTTCATCGAAAGCTGCCCGAAGCTGCTGGCGCGAAACGACCAGAGCGGCCTGACCCGGACGGAGGATTGGCGGCCGGCTTGCGTCGCGGCCACCACTTGGCGCTACGACAATGCGCCCGCCTTCTTCGAGACCCATTTCGAGGCGGCCCGGGTCGGCGACGGCAGCGCCTTCGCCACCGGCTATTACGAACCGGAAATCGAAGGCAGCCGCACCCGTATTCCGGGCTATGACGTCCCCGTCTACAGGATGCCCGACGATCTGGTGCGCGGCTGGCCCGACGACATGCCGGAGAAGGAACGGACCGGCAGGCAGCCGCTCGGCCGTTATGACGACAGCGGCAGGTTCGTGCTCTATTACGACCGCGCCGAGATCGAGAATGGCGCGCTGGCGGGCAAGGGGCTGGAAATCGCCTGGGCAAGGGACCCGGTCGAATTCTTCTTCCTGCAGATTCAAGGCTCCGGCAGGCTGCGCGGCCCGGATGGCTCGATCATGCGGATCGGCTATGCGGGCCAGAACGGCCGCGAATATGTCGGGGTCGGCTCGGTCATGCGCGAACGCGGGCTGATCGGCAGCGGGTCGGGGCAGTATTCCGGCTCGATGCAGGGCATCATGCAATATCTGCGCGAGCATCCCGAGGAAGGCCGCGAAATGATGCGGCTCAACAAGAGCTGGGTGTTCTTCCGCGAGGTGCCGGGCGATGGGCCGCTGGGGGCGCTGGGCGTTCCGGTGCGGCGCGAATCCTCAGTCGCGGCCGATCCCGCCTTCGTGCCGCTCGGCGCGCCGGTCTGGCTGGAGCTGGATCGGACCCAAGCCAGTGGTCTGTGGATTGCGCAGGATACCGGCGGGGCGATCAAGGGCGCCAACCGCTTTGACACGTTCTGGGGCGCGGGCGCCGATGCAAGGGAGGTCGCCGGCGGAATGAGCGGACGCGGGCAGGCGCTGCTCTTCCTGCCGCGCGGAACCTTGTCGCGCCTAGGCGTGGAATGAAGCCCCCACGGGGGCTGAGCGCCGACGAAGCGGAACTCTGGGCGCGCGTGGCGCGAACGGTGACGCCGCTGGCCGGACGCAAGGCTCCTGCCGCCGCCCGGCCCATCGCAACGCCTCCCAAGGCTTCGGACGCCAGCCTGTCCAAGGCCCTCGCGAACCCCACTGCAACACCGCTTCGGCCACAGCCCGATCATGCGCCGGTGCGCAAGCCCGCTCCGCCCCCGCTGGACCGGCAGACGCTCAATTCCTCATGGGAGCGCAAACTTGGGCGGGCCGCCGTCGCGCCGGACTTCACGCTGGATCTGCATGGCGCATCGCTCGACGCCGCGCATTCGCGGCTCGATCATGGTTTGGCGCAGGCCCGCGCGATGGGCGCGCGGCTGGTGCTGGTGATTACGGGCAAGCCCCGCCCCACCGAGGCCGCGGACCGGGCCGGTTCGCGCGGGGTGATCCGCGCGAAGATTCTCGACTGGCTGGCGGCAGGCCCGCATTCCGGGGTGATTGCCGCGATCCGGCCCGCGCATCGGCGGCATGGCGGCGCGGGCGCGCTCTATATCGTGCTGAGGCGCGCGCGGTAGGCAAACCGTTCGTCTGTTTTACCTCGCTGCTGGGTTCCTGCTTCCGCGGAAATGACGAGGAGCGATCCCATTCCAGACATGCCTGAAGAGCGCCCAACGAACGGGCGTCAAACGAAACGGGCGGAAGCCTTTCGACCCCCGCCCGCCCTTTGTCCGGTAAGCCAGCGCTTCAGGCCGCCTCGGCCACATCCTCCGCCGGGGCATTGCGGATGATATAGTCGAAGGCGGAAAGCGCCGCCTTGGAGCCTTCGCCCATGGCGATCACGATCTGCTTGTAGGGCACCGTGGTGACGTCGCCCGCCGCGAAGATGCCGGGCAGAGAAGTGGCGGCCTTCTCGTCGATCACGATCTCGCCCCGCGCCGAAAGCTCCACGCCCGAATCCTTGAGCCATTCAGCATTGGGGACGAGGCCGATCTGCACGAACACGCCTTCGAGGTCGACCGTATGTTCGGAGCCGCTCTCGCGGTCCTTGTAGGTCAGCCCGTTCACCTTCTCGCCATTGCCATGGATTGCGATGGTCTGGGACGAGGTCAGGATCTGGACGTTGTCCATGCTCTGCAGCTTGTCCTGCAGCACCTGATCGGCGCGCAGCTGGTGATCGAATTCGATCAGCGTCACATGGGCGACGATGTTGGCGAGGTCGATCGCCGCTTCCACGCCCGAATTGCCGCCGCCGATCACGGCCACGCGCTTGCCCTTGAACAGCGGGCCATCGCAATGCGGGCAATAGGCCACGCCCTTGTTCTTGTATTCCGCTTCCCCCGGCACGCCGAGATTGCGCCAGCGCGCTCCGGTGGACAGGATCACCGCCCGTGCCTTCAGCGATGCGCCATTGGCCAGCACCACTTCGTGATAGCCGCCCTTCCTGCTCGCCGGGATGAGCTTCTCGGCGTGCTGCAGGTTCATCACGTCGATGTCGTATTCCCCGACATGCTGTTCCAGCTGCGCCGCCAGCCTGGGGCCTTCGGTATGGGGCACGGAAATGAAGTTCTCGATCCCCATGGTGTCCAGCACCTGGCCGCCGAAGCGCTCCGCCGCGATTCCGGTGTTGAAGCCCTTGCGCGCGGTGTAGATCGCCGCGGCCGCGCCGGCGGGGCCGCCGCCCACGACAAGCACGTCGAACGGCTTCTTGCCCTTGATCTTCTCGGCGGCCCTGGCGGCCGCGCCGGTATCGACCTTGGCGAGGATTTCCTCCACGCTCATGCGGCCGTTGGCGAAAGGCTCCCCGTTGAGATAGACTGCGGGCACCGCCATCACCTTGCGCTCGTCGACTTCGGCCTTGAACAGCGCGCCGTCGATGGACGTGGCCGTGATATTGGGATTGAGGATCGCCATCAGGCTGGCCGCCTGCACCACATCCGGGCAATTCTGGCAGGACAGCGAGAAATAGACCTCGAAATTCAGCGGGCCTTCCAGCGCCTTGATCTGGGAGATCACCTCGTCCGGGACCTTGGGCGGGTGGCCGCCCGCCCACAGCAGGGCCAGCACCAGCGAGGTGAATTCATGGCCCATCGGCAAGCCGGCGAAGCGGGTCGCGACCGAAGGATTGCCGGCGCGGCGGATAAGGAAGGAAGGCTTGCGGGCATCTTCGCCATCGAATGTGGCGCTTACCTTGTCGGATAGCGCCGCGATTTCACCCAGCAGGTCGCGCATCTCGCCCGACTTCGCATCGTCGCCGAGCGAGGCCACGAGTTCGATCGGTTCGCGCAGATTGCCGAGATAGGTTTGGAGCTGCTGCTTCAGATTGGCGTCGAGCATCTTCGATTCCTGATAGTTCCCATGAAAACGGCCCGGGGCGGTGGGGGGACCGCCCCGGGCCGCAATCGGCCCATGCGGGCAGTTCAGTTCAGATCTTGCCGACGAGGTC contains:
- a CDS encoding murein transglycosylase A: MRGRPLAYGSIRSFIAVAALVMLAGCVRLIPQTQTQVPPTAPPPAVSTPGNALLAGIKPGPKLSSLKLGQSRAGAALSSFIESCPKLLARNDQSGLTRTEDWRPACVAATTWRYDNAPAFFETHFEAARVGDGSAFATGYYEPEIEGSRTRIPGYDVPVYRMPDDLVRGWPDDMPEKERTGRQPLGRYDDSGRFVLYYDRAEIENGALAGKGLEIAWARDPVEFFFLQIQGSGRLRGPDGSIMRIGYAGQNGREYVGVGSVMRERGLIGSGSGQYSGSMQGIMQYLREHPEEGREMMRLNKSWVFFREVPGDGPLGALGVPVRRESSVAADPAFVPLGAPVWLELDRTQASGLWIAQDTGGAIKGANRFDTFWGAGADAREVAGGMSGRGQALLFLPRGTLSRLGVE
- the secB gene encoding protein-export chaperone SecB, encoding MAEEGDILTDLDTENTGNGADNGPAAGLISQYVKDLSVENPNAPACFQWQEQPNLDIQFNIGATAVNEEIHEVELKITATNKVDSGTVYVVDLAYCGLVGMRNLPDEQAHAFLYAEAPRILFPFARRVIADAVRDAGFPPLLLDPIDFNGLYVQQLQQRYAEQQETEAALPPGGDA
- a CDS encoding Tim44/TimA family putative adaptor protein, coding for MDNVVIVEIVILAMIAAFLGLRLYSVLGRRAEHEEEPVPTRFEKSGNASGAARAPQPVQPSPVPFRPRELAGASPATERGLQEISAADRSFNLSAFLDGAKAAYAMILEAFWRGDRDELKTLCSPEVYASFAGAIDAREQAGEQLDNRLVRIEEAVIHAAALDRRTARIAVQFTADIAAVTRDRDGNVIAGSLDDAIESRDIWTFSRDVGSAGPDWVLEETDVA
- the ahpF gene encoding alkyl hydroperoxide reductase subunit F encodes the protein MLDANLKQQLQTYLGNLREPIELVASLGDDAKSGEMRDLLGEIAALSDKVSATFDGEDARKPSFLIRRAGNPSVATRFAGLPMGHEFTSLVLALLWAGGHPPKVPDEVISQIKALEGPLNFEVYFSLSCQNCPDVVQAASLMAILNPNITATSIDGALFKAEVDERKVMAVPAVYLNGEPFANGRMSVEEILAKVDTGAAARAAEKIKGKKPFDVLVVGGGPAGAAAAIYTARKGFNTGIAAERFGGQVLDTMGIENFISVPHTEGPRLAAQLEQHVGEYDIDVMNLQHAEKLIPASRKGGYHEVVLANGASLKARAVILSTGARWRNLGVPGEAEYKNKGVAYCPHCDGPLFKGKRVAVIGGGNSGVEAAIDLANIVAHVTLIEFDHQLRADQVLQDKLQSMDNVQILTSSQTIAIHGNGEKVNGLTYKDRESGSEHTVDLEGVFVQIGLVPNAEWLKDSGVELSARGEIVIDEKAATSLPGIFAAGDVTTVPYKQIVIAMGEGSKAALSAFDYIIRNAPAEDVAEAA
- a CDS encoding Smr/MutS family protein, coding for MKPPRGLSADEAELWARVARTVTPLAGRKAPAAARPIATPPKASDASLSKALANPTATPLRPQPDHAPVRKPAPPPLDRQTLNSSWERKLGRAAVAPDFTLDLHGASLDAAHSRLDHGLAQARAMGARLVLVITGKPRPTEAADRAGSRGVIRAKILDWLAAGPHSGVIAAIRPAHRRHGGAGALYIVLRRAR